A region of the Dyadobacter sp. CECT 9275 genome:
CTAAAAGAATATTACATCAACAATTTTGACGAAACCTACCGGAAAGAGCTTACCGCTAGCCTGGCGCTGATCGGAGAAGAAACGGAATTGCTGAATAAACAGATCGATGTCATGATCATGAAGGAGCGTAAGTTTCCAAGAAAAACCTACATCCTGAATCGTGGGGCGTATGATGCACCCGGCAAGGAAGTCACGGCAGATACTCCTGACGAGTTTTTCAAAATACCCAGGGAATTCCCCAAAAACCGGCTGGGACTTGCGCGATGGCTGCTGCATGAAGATCATCCGTTGTTCACCCGTGTGACGGTGAACCGTTTCTGGCTTTCATTCTTTGGGAAAGGGTTGGTAGTATCCAGTGACGACTTTGGGAACCAGGGAGAATTACCCACGCACCCGCAACTGCTCGACTGGCTGTCGGCTACCTTCCGGGAGACTGGCTGGGACGTGAAAGCAATCCAGAAGCTGATCGTTACCTCGGCAACCTACCGCCAGTCGTCCAAAGCCAGCAGGCAGCTGCTTGAACAGGACGGAGAGAACCGACTTTATGCAAGAGGCCCCAGTTACCGGATGAGCGCGGAGCAGATCAGGGATAATGCACTTGCGGCCAGCAGTTTGCTATCTGACCGCATCGGCGGTAAAAGCTCCTATCCTTACCAGCCTAATGGTATATGGGAGGCGCTGGCAACCCGGAACGATATCCATTATATGCAACAGCACGGGGATAGTATCTACCGGAGGAGCCTGTACACCGTGTGGAAAAGAAGTGCTCCACCACCCATGATGCTGAACTTTGACGCTTCGGAACGCCATTTCTGTGTAACGAAGAGGCAAAAAACAAGTACGCCTCTTCAGGCCCTGGTGGTTATGAATGATCCGCAATTTGTGGAAGCGTCCAGAGTGCTGGCACAGCAAATGATAAAACATGGCAAAAGTCTGGAACAAAAGATTACCTATGGTTTCACTGCTTTAACGAGCCGCCCGCCGAGTACAAAAGAGCTGGAGATACTGAAAGATCTGTACCAGGAGGAATACCGGGATTTTAGCAAAAATCCCAAACGTGTGAAAGCGATACTCGCAACAGGAGAATATCCCGTAGACAAGCTGCTGAACCCCGTGGAGCTGGCAGCCAGTACCATTGTTGCCAGTACGGTTATGAATTTTGATGAATTTGTCATAAAAAGATAAGACTGAGAGATGAGCATCATTAAAGAAATTGAAAATCACGTACATGAACAGCTCAGCCGCCGCAACTTCCTGTCAAGAACGAGCTTGGGATTAGGCGCTGCGGCAATGGCCTCATTACTGGGTTCCGACCAGTCGGTGGCGGGCAAAATGACCGGGACGTCTGCTGAATCTACCGGACTGCCACTCGGCAAACCCCACTTTGCACCCAAGGCTAAAAGGATTATCTATCTTTTTCAGAGCGGGGCTCCTTCTCAGCTCGAACTTTTTGACTATAAGCCCAAGCTGGAAGAAATGTGGGGCCAGGACCTGCCGGAATCCATTCGTAAAGGACAGCGACTGACCGGTATGACTGCCGGGCAAAGCAGCTTTCCGCTGGCAGCTTCAAAATATAAATTCTCAAGATACGGAGCAGGGGATATGATGATAAGCGAGTTATTGCCATATACATCTGGAATTGTAGACGACGTAACATTTATCCGCTCCATGCATACGGAGGCCATCAATCATGACCCGGCCGTAACCTTTTTCCAGACAGGCAGCCAGCAGGGCGGCCGCCCATCCTGGGGATCATGGATCAGCTACGGCCTTGGCTCGGATAACCAGAATATGCCTTCATTTGTGGTTCTGCTTTCAAAAGGGCGTCCCGGCGACCAGCCTTTGTATGCCAAATTATGGAGCAACGGGTTTCTTCCTTCGGTGCATCAGGGCGTAGTGTTCCGGTCCGGTCCGGATCCTGTTTTTTATCTCAACAATCCCGAAGGAATTGACAATAACAGCCGCCGCCGTATGCTGAATTCGCTGGCCAAACTGCAAAATGTACAGTATGAAAAAATTCTGGACCCGGAGATAAACTACCGCATGGCCCAGTACGAAATGGCTTACCGGATGCAAACTGCCGTGCCAGAAACAATGGATATTTCCAAAGAACCTGAGTATATCTTCGACCTCTACGGTGAGGATTCCAGGAAACCTGGCACTTTTGCGGCCAACTGCTTACTCGCCCGCAAGCTAATCGAAAAAGATGTAAAGTTTGTACAGTTATATCACCAGGGCTGGGATCAGCACGGCAATTTGCCCAATGATATCAAAACAATGGCAAAAAGTATAGATCAGGCCTCAGCTGCTTTGATTCAGGATCTTAAACAACGAGGGTTGCTCGACGAAACGCTGGTGGTTTGGGGAGGAGAATTTGGCCGGGGGTCTTATTCGCAGGGCAAACTTTCCAGAGATAATTACGGTCGCGACCACCACCCTCGGAGTTTTACCATCTGGATGGCTGGCGCGGGTGTGAAGAAGGGTTTTGTTTTTGGGGAAACGGATGAATTCGGATACAACGTTATCAAAGATCCTGTGCATGTGCATGATTTCCAGGCAACTGTCATGCATTTATTGGGGATTGACCACGAACAGCTTGTTTTCAAACACCAGGGAAGACGTTACCGCCTCACTGATGTTCATGGGAAAGTTGTTAAACCTATATTGGCGTAAAGTAAAATCCGTGGCACGGCTGGCGCACCTGGCCTATTGCAGCCCAAGCCGTGCCACGGATCAGCTCACTGCCTACCGCTTACTGCCTACTAAAAACTGCCTACTCACTTCGTCCCTGAAAAACTACCCGTCAGCTCCACCTTTTTCTTTGACTTATCCTGGTAAACAGTCCAGTTCATCAGCAGGGTTGACTCGCCTTTTATACCTTCCAAAACAACATACTCATCCACCGACTGAACCTCCCCTCCAAACTTATTAACAGCCTGCATTGTGAAAGGCCCCAGCACCGGGCTTTGTCTGGAACCATCCTCATTGAGCCCGATCAGAAATAGCGACTTATTGTCCACACGTTCGAGTAGAAAGCGGGCCTTATCCCGGTTGAAATTGTATCCGTTCTCATTTCCAGAGAGTTTTCCGGCATAAGTTCCGGCAATACCCGTGGTCCAGTCGGCATCTGTCTCTTTGTCTTTGCAACTTAACACACAGCCCGCCAGCAAACTAATCACTACAATTTTTGTAAATAATATTTTCATAACCTGTACATTTAGACCAATTCAAAGTTTTATTCCGAATAAAAACTCCTTGAGTATTTTCAATTCAGCATTGCCCAAAAGTGATCCATATCCCACTGCGGGGTTGGATCTGCACATACTAAAAATGGCAATCCGCTTATTACAAGTCCGGAGTTTTGACTTCCGCAAAACCCGTGGCACGGCTGATACGCCAGGCCTATTGCAGCCCAACAGCACGAGCCGGGCCACGGATCAGTTCGCAGTCTCTGCCCACCGCCTACTGCTGACTGCCTACTCCAAACTACATGATAACCGCCTACTGCAAACCTCCCCTCGATTTGATCTGTGCATTCAGTGAATTTAATGCCCATAAACCGGCCAGACCGAGGCCGCTGACCAGGCCACCCAGGGTCCGTACCAGTTGCACATGAGACTTCCAGTCAATGGGGGGTGGCGGTGTGGGTTTTACGATAATGATGATCACAATGCCACCAATAATAATGATGACGACGATCACAAATAAGAAGCGAATGAGCTGTGTGAATTTAGACATGACTGACAAATGGTTAAAGGTGAAGTATTTCTTGTTTAACCCTTAGTCGCATACCCTCTTCAGGAAGGAAACATTTTTTTAATTTTTGGAAGAAAACCGGTTTTTCAAATTCTCAATTCTTCTTTTGGTTCTGCGCATCTTTTAAATTATAAGTAATCGCCAGACAAACCACGTTGGCGGTATCGGCAGGACACAAATCTTTCCTTAATACCATCAGTTCCGCCATTCCGCCTTTCAGAAGACTGAGTGCAGAAACAGCCCTGGTCTGGTACAGTAAATTATATTTCTCCATGTAATATTTCTCAAACTCACTGATGCCCATGGCAGCCTTTTTTCCTCGTCGTGCCAGATAATCCTCCATCTTTTTATAATCCTGCTGTAACGTGGCCATATAACTTTTCTGTTTGTCGGCAGGTGCTCCGTACCTGACAATTTCAGAAAGAAAAGAAATCCTATTGCCTTTTAGCTTTATTATACCTGTCGAGTCTTCCGCATTGCACTCGATGCACTCCATATAATTATAAATCGCGTCAAAATCGGAAACGCCGGTACCTTTTAAGGTACGCACCGGTTTGTTCGTTTTCCCCTTCGGCTTTGTCTGTGCACAGGCTATTTCCGATATCAGAGCGGTACTGATCAGCACGATATACAGGTAGCGAAAAAAAGTATGTCGACTGGTCATGGCACATTCATCATAGTGGCGGGATAGGATGCAGTTTCTCTCGTGCTGGACGAGGTACCCCTTGAGCTGGCACCAGGGTACACAACGATATCACGGTCTGGATTTAATGCAGGAACCACGTCAAACAACCCTGATGTATTACTAAAATTGGCCTGAAAAGCCTCTCCAACGGATAACATGGGCGTTACATTGGGAGCTCTGGACTCTCGATAGAACATCAGTGAGGCCGAATTATTTACACCTACGCTATTGTAGACATGGTTAAGATCTAAAAAATGGCCGACTTCATGCGCCAAAGTTCTTAACGTCCTGCTTTGGTTAATTGTGATCGCGTTTTTGAGTGGCAGCCTGAACACACACATACAGGAATACCCCATGTACGCACGAAAACTGGCCGCGCTGGTGAAATCAGTATAATAAATATTTAACCTCGTAGTATCATATCCATAATTTGATTCCAGGCGCTCTTTTCTGTCCCGACCGCAAAAAAAAGCATCCAGGCTCAATGTCCGGTTTTCCAGATCCAAAATCGCATAATCCACTATTTTTATATTACTATCAAGCTGCAGCCGTATCCCCATTCTGCGTTCCTCCAGTATGGCATTGGTAAAATCAATATCCGTCTGAACCACCGCTTCGTTAAACCGACTGGAGATACTGCCCTGCCCAAAACTGGCGGACACCGGAACAACTATTGGACTGAAAAGTGTCACTTCCGTCAGATTTCCATCGGCATCTGTTTTCCTGATTTCTCTGGAGGCATTTTCTCCCGAAAAAACAGTCATTTTGGATATACTGTTATACTCCGACAAAGTTATTTTTAACTCATAAATGGCATTACTTCCAGTTACCGGCAGAAATTTAAGCGTACGAAAAGTTTCAGCAGTTTGACTTCCCCATTTTGCACGGGCAACTAATATGGGAGTATATGGCGTGGGTGTGACATGAACAACGAAACGGTGCTCTTCTGCTGCGCCGGAAAATGTAAAACCGGCCATGCCGTTACAATAGGATTCGCCTGCATAAATCAGCAGACAGTTAATAAATAGTAATAGCTTCATCACGAGACTGCCAGATTGTTAAAAAACTATTATATTCAATGATTTTGTTACCCTGCCGATACTGATATCCGACTAAATGATGCAGAAAGAAGGTATCTTTCTATTGAATATTTCCTTCCCCCTAAATTTAAACCTAATATGGCAAAGTTTATCCCAGAAGAACCTACTTTATTACTCAGATCCGTTAGCGCTGTTACAGATACCGAATCCATCCGTGTATCTCCGCCAAATCTTTATTCCCGACAGAAAATAAGTGCGATACTCCCTGTTTCCTACACACCGGAAACGGATCCGTTACCCGCAGACGACGAAGAATCCGATGAACCATCCGTTGCCCTATATTTCGGGCTAAAGGCACTGCTGTATCAGGGTAGCAGTATCCGTGTATGTTTTTCCGAAGACCGTCAAAACTGGCTGTGCAGTTATGTTCCCAGTCAGGACCTGGGAATGCTGGTAGCATCTGAAGAAGCCTATTGGGAAGAAGTTGAACAGGAAGGTTTCAGGACCATTAATGACGGAGCCGAATTCACCTACTTTCGGGTCATTATTCCGGAAAGTGAGCTGTCATTGTCGCAGGGAGCAACGGGCATCGATCTCTTTGTCCAGTTTATTTTTGAAACCAATGTTAACGCCAGTACAGATCAGTTTGTAGAAATCGACGAAAGAACTTTATACATTACCCGTTGGCCCGATGGCGGAGATATCCCTATTGTTGCCACAACTCCTCCCAAAAAATTACTCCCTTAAAGACCTGCTATGCGTGCGGAGTACTCCCGAAAGTACCTTATGAAGCACAAATAATGAGTAACCCCGGTATTCCTGAAAGTGATACCGGGGTAAATGGCATCCCGCAAATAAGGTTAAATAAATCAATGCTTCAATCTGAATATCACGGTGGTTTATTATCTTCGGATCTGTTTCACTGATCCTGGCAAGCCGATAAACTTCTGAATTTTGAGCTTCAATTTTGTATCAAGCGTTCTGATATTTTTCCTTTGGGCTTCCGGCAGTTACAGCTATTCCCAGGACTGCAATTTTTCAGTGTTAGCCCGTCAGACCGGCCACATCAGCCAGGATACCAGCCTTACGCCCCAGGTACAGTTACAACAGCTCCGGAATTTACACACCCGGTATAAAAATTGTCCCATGTTACCTGACAGCCTGCTGGCAGAGCTCTTTCGCCAGCAGGGTAAAGCATACAACAGCCTGGACCAGCCCGACCATGCCATTGCCGTAATGCTTCAAGGATACAGACTGCTGAAAAACAAAGGGCGCAGTGAGGTGCTGGGAAAACTTTCATTTAACCTGGGTATTCTGTACTACTGGAAGCAGGAATTACCCAACGCTGTTTTTTATTACACACAGGCTGCGGAAAATCTTTCTGAATCAGGTCTGCGGTCCACAGCCCTTAAATATGCCGCAGATGTTTGTTTCAGTATCGGAGATTATGAAAAAGGGATAACGCTGGCCCAGCGAAGTATCGAGGCAATTGATCCGGACATTTATCCGCTGGAAGCGGCAGAAGCATATAATGCACTGGGTTTCAATCAGTATACACTGGAAAGATTCCACGAAGCCGCTCAAGCCTTCACGCTGGCTCAGCAGTATTATTATAGCTGGACTAAAAATACAGGACAGGAAAATCCTGAAATAATAGCCGCCATCATCTGTAACGACGG
Encoded here:
- a CDS encoding DUF1501 domain-containing protein, with product MSIIKEIENHVHEQLSRRNFLSRTSLGLGAAAMASLLGSDQSVAGKMTGTSAESTGLPLGKPHFAPKAKRIIYLFQSGAPSQLELFDYKPKLEEMWGQDLPESIRKGQRLTGMTAGQSSFPLAASKYKFSRYGAGDMMISELLPYTSGIVDDVTFIRSMHTEAINHDPAVTFFQTGSQQGGRPSWGSWISYGLGSDNQNMPSFVVLLSKGRPGDQPLYAKLWSNGFLPSVHQGVVFRSGPDPVFYLNNPEGIDNNSRRRMLNSLAKLQNVQYEKILDPEINYRMAQYEMAYRMQTAVPETMDISKEPEYIFDLYGEDSRKPGTFAANCLLARKLIEKDVKFVQLYHQGWDQHGNLPNDIKTMAKSIDQASAALIQDLKQRGLLDETLVVWGGEFGRGSYSQGKLSRDNYGRDHHPRSFTIWMAGAGVKKGFVFGETDEFGYNVIKDPVHVHDFQATVMHLLGIDHEQLVFKHQGRRYRLTDVHGKVVKPILA